Part of the Papaver somniferum cultivar HN1 unplaced genomic scaffold, ASM357369v1 unplaced-scaffold_18, whole genome shotgun sequence genome is shown below.
ATACACAGTTTGATTTAGAGTTTTTCATTTTCATTGGGTTTGATTTAGAAATTGATTTAGAGTTATTTTCTAAGCCGAGTTAGGGTTTTGTACAAAACCGATTTATATGTGTAtttgttgaagttttttttttttttttttttgaaacaagaagatttatttgattaagaTAGAACTAATTGAATGTCCTTAACTAAGTAGAGTTTAAGTTGTTAGTTGTGTTTACCAGTCAAGTTTGTTAGTAGAGTATTTAACAATTAATAAGCCTATATGTAGCCATGTCTTGTAAGCTTTCAATAAAGCTACATATGATCCTATTTTTCAGTTCTTGTAAGGTTATATATGTAGAATTTGATTTTTGCAATATGATTAGCCATCAAGTGAATCTGTAATTGCCGTTGGTGGGAGTACCGAACTCCTGGCTCATTCTCAACTGAGAATTACGCAGGGCTTAGGTATTCCAACCAACGGTTGTCAGTTGCTTGGTAGTTATTTTAAGTTTAATTTGTAacatgattgttttttttttaatttttattcatATGTGGATTGCTTTAGGGTTAATATTCTTAACATGATAGtttaattttttaaatttgattCACATGTGGAATGCTTTAGGGTTAATATTCTTATAACATGATAGCTATCAAGTGAATGTGTAAGACCTGCTGGGGGGATTACTGAACCCCTGGCTCATTCTCAACTAAGAATTGCGCAGGGATTCCATATTCCAACCAACAAGTGTCAGTTGCTTGGTGGTTATAGGTTGCTTTCTTATTTTAAGTTGTAGACTATTGTCGATATTGTTTGTAACATGATAGTTATTTTCagtagttttgttttgttttgaaaattgCTAGTGTAAGTAAAGTTTTCGCATATCTTCAGTGACTTGTACAATGTTCGTGTTGTGGTGATTTCTTATCTGATGAGGTATAGTGGAATGTTTGGAGTTTTGACTTTTTGGTTCTGTTTTTATAGTAGCTGCGTAGGTGTAGTAGATGGTGAAGACCAATTTGTCTGCAATGGTAAACAAAAAGGTATAGACTTATATATCTTATGGTTCAGTTTATGTATTTAGTGTAAATGATGTTCTTTCTCTCCTTTTGATTAACTTACTTTACTTTATGTTTCAGGTTATCAATGAAGCAAAGAGCAACAATTCAGTCCCAACTCCCAAAAAGGTAGTAAGCAAGCAGGACAAAAACGTCAGTTTTTCTCCTTTCAAGGTAGTAACGAATCTCGTATGATTCAGTTTCTTTTTACTTGTATCAATTATTTTATTTACCATCTTCTTTTGATTAAGCTAGTTTAGTTTATTTTGCAGATCATTTTAAAAGACAAGAGTAAAAAGTCTCTTGCCAAACAAActcctaagaagaagaagaagagttcggAGCATCCTGATAGCGGAAAGAATCCAAGACGATCATCCCTTAGGTTTAAGAACACTCCAAAGGAACCTCATAATGCTGAAAAGACTACTCAGAACAGTTCAGAGGAACCACATGATGCTGAAAAGCCTACTCCAACACGGTCATCGCCTCGGAAAactaaaagtgtagttgaaccaGTCGCTGAAAAGACAACTCCAACACGATCATCACTTATGAAAAGGAAAAGCTCATTTGAACCagaacaatctcaaccattacatTCCACATCAGGAGCATCTCAAGTTGCACCCTCTAGTGAAGTTGTTAACAAGAAGAAAAGTGCAAAGCGAAAATTGTACACATGGCCATGTCCAAATGTGCAAGTCAGGAATTCGAATAATACTTTCTCAGATCTTcaagacgatgaagaagatgaagatgatgaacaagaagataAGGGAAATGAATAGGTGGAGAATGAAGACAAGGAAAATGAGAACGATGGCGAGGACCATGACGTGggaaatgaaaatgaaacagAAGTTGAGGTATAACTGGTTGTCCAAGGTTTTCATTTgtatttttatgttattttttccaTCCTTAACTCTCTTGCTTAATAACTGCAAAAACACTTGGGTTTTGCAGGCAAACCCAAAAGAAAGTACGTTCCACATGGCCCAACAAGGATGAGTGCACTAGGGATAACAGCTGATAACAATTGCAAGGAAGCTGTTAGCTTTAACAGTAAGGATTAGCCCATTGGTGATCCTTTGGTGCAGCTTGCAAGTGTGTTGGGAGTTTTAGTTCGAAACATCCCATTGAAACACAAGGATTGAAGACTTATCCCTAAAGAAGCCAAAGATAAAATATGGGCGATTGTCATGGTAATTTCTTAACTCTTCAAATTTTAAACTCTTTAACTTTTATAATGTATCAAGAAGATTTATATATTCTCTATaactcttttaactcttttgcttgTATTTGCAGCAAAGGTTTGTTATCGATGAGTTTTACAAAGACTACTGTCTTGGGAAGATGGGATGTTATCTTAAAGAGGCTAGGTTAAGGAAAGTCGTTAAGATACTCGCCTTAGATGAtctagaggaagaagaaagagagaagagCCTGGAAGCACTGAAACCAGAGAATGACACTGTCAATGAGTGGGAAGAGTTCGTAAAACATGTTTGCTCGGAGGAATTCAGAGTAAGTATTTAtatcacaatattttttttttttggcattaaGCCCTTGCATGTTCACTATTCTTGGTGATGTCTTGTTATTTAACGACGTTCCGTACTTTATCAGACAAAAAGATTGCTGATGCAACAAATCAGAAAGAAACACACCACTCCACAGACTATCAGTAGACTAGGTTATGCGAGACTCGAGGCTAAAATGGTATGTTCTATATTTTTATTCCCATGCTCATTATAGGTTCACTGTATTCAAATTGTTCATATGTTAGCTAGATGGATTAACATATTTTTTACAGCAAAAGGAACGGAAAACACAAGAAGAGATTGATAGAGTCGAAATTTAGACAACGAGTCACAAACAGAAGGAAGGAAAACAACCTAATCTTGGTGTTGTGGAGGCTTTGGTGAGAACTTAACTCTTATTTatcttctttctttgtttctttatctggTTTTTATATGTGTTTGAATGATGCAAAAATTTTACTAGTCGGGTTACATATACACAAATACAGGAAAAGATTAAAAGAGCAGCAGAAGAGCATGGTGCTGATGTTGGATCATCTGTGACAGATGATCTTCTTGCCAAAGCTCTTGGTGACGACAAACCAGGGAAACTGAGAGGAATTGGGTATGGAGCGACAAGGACAAAGATGGCTGACAAGACCCATTATAAGAAGATCATAAAAGAGTGTCGGGACAGTATGAAGGAAGTGAACGAGAGACTTGCACAGTTAGAGGTGAGAACATACTCATTCATTTAGTTTTTTGTTTTAGTTGATGAATTTAAAATTTCCTCTCATACTGCCGGTTCGGTGTTGGTATAGGAAAAGACGTCGAGCTGTGTCTGCCATGGTGGCTCACACTTGCACAACGTCATTCCAAAGGTCAATGTGTTTATATGTTGGTGCAGTTGCACATCGCCAGTTCAATTTTATTTCTTTGCATAATGCCAATTTCTTATGTTGCTGTTGTATTTATCCTGCAGTCTGGAAATCCTAGCAATGTTATTGCTAGCACTAGCATGACTGTTCCCCACCATGAAAATGACAGTCCAATCAGCAGACCAATGGGGGAGGAAGTGCTAGGGAAGGGTAAAGCTTGCAGGTTAGTCAGTTGGTACAATGAGAACGAGGTTGTTGCTGACGCGATTATTGCTGAAACAGATCCAAATATGAAGTGCCATGATTTTCCAATAGGTTTTGCAGCGTACAAAGTAACTGTGATTACGTCTCATGTGGATGATGCCATTCTCTACAAGCAATCCGGTGAGTTGAAGCGTGTAATAGACACTGTAGGAAGTTATACCACATGGGCCAAGGATCTGATATTGCCTGCCATCTGACTTGTTATTCTGTTTGGGGAGTGCTTGTTGAAAAACCATTTGGTTCTTTTTTGTTGCTCTTATCAGTAGAACTGTTGCTCTTATCAGTGAAacaatgtgtgtgtgtgtgtgtgtgtgtgtgttttatgCGGAAACAATGTTTCAGGAATCATTCAAGGGTGTGAATGATATTACAGGTTTAAGTGCTTCATATTTGAATGAATGGTGGTGGTACATTTTCAGTCAAATTGAAAaccaatttatatatttttttttataaaatgtaAATGAATCACAATACCTAAAAGAGGTTGTAATTATATATACCTATACTGGAAAAAATGGTATTACTACACAGAGCACAGGTTGTCAAACAATTGATTAAAATCAAAATAGGAGTTGTGACACTGAAGTTATACTACACAAACAAGGAGTGTGATACGTTTTTCTGCTACACAGTGTGTTGGTTGTGAAACAATTGATTATGACTAGACTAGGTGTTGTGTAAATACAGTTATACTACACAAACAAGGATTTTGAAACAATATATTATAACTAAACTAGGGGTTGTGACATTGAAGTTGTACTATATAAACAATAGTTGTGACACATACTTCTGCTACATAATAATGGAGTAGTGAAATTAAAATTATACTACACAAAACATAGTTGTGATACCTGTTTCTGCTACAAAGGCTTTTGTTGTGAAATAGATAATTACAACTAATAAAATAGTTGTACAAAGAGGTTATACTACACTAATAAAGGTTGTGATACTTATTTCTGCTACAAAGTCTTTTGTTGTGAAAGAAATAATTACAACTAATATTATAATTGTGAAAATAGGTTATACGACACTAGCAATGGTTGTAATGCGAGTTTCTGCTACACATACCTTTGATTGTGAAACAAGAGTTGAGTATGTCATACAACTAAAATAAGGGTTGCGAGAAGAGTGTGTACACAACTGTTAGTGGAGTTGCGTTAGAAATTTCTAAGGCATATAACTCAGTTGTCAAACTAATGATGACAACTACTTGAAGAGTTGTGTAAGACATTTCCCAGTAATTTGGATTCACTTTCACAACTGAAAAAAGCGTGATATACAATGGAACGACAACCGTGTTTACAACCAGTATTGATGAGTTGCAAAGAATTGAAGACTTTCTACaaccccacccccccccccccccccccttgtgCAACCCATAGATATCCATCGTCGTATATCATATGACAAATGTTTTTTGATGTCGTTGATCGATGTTTTCCCGTAGTGTGAGATTTATAACCTCAGATACAGACCCCCCTTGGTATATATCTGACCTGGTTGCAGAGATCAAATAAAGGCTCGCCCAAATCCAGCAATATACCGTTAGCCACGTCTACAGAGAAGCAAATCAAGCGGTAGATGGTTTAGCAAACCGAGCAGCGGATGATTGCTCCATAGGGAGATTCACGACAACAGTATGGGAACATACAATTGCGCAATCTATCAGTTCTATTGTAATAGCAGACTCTATGGGTATTACGTACCCCGTGTAATTGGAAAAAAATTTGTTGCCACAGTGCGGGAGCATATGTTGAACTAGCAGCATTAAAACCGTTAGATTTGTTGGATGTGACATCAGCAAACGAGGGTTAAATCCAAAGTTATTTTCCTCGTGTTCATCCTCCTCAACCTTCAACTAAAACCCAGGTAAAAGCTCAGGTAAAAGCCTTAGACGATATTATATCTTACAGTAATGATAGTTTACATATGGATATTCGATAGAGCAACTCTTTTTCATGATTTTGGGATGAAAAACAAAGAAGTGAGAATTGTCACTTCTGCCTATTCGTTCCCTGTGTTATAATTAGTACCGTGAGAATTGGTAATGAATATGCAGAAATAAGAACTGTGAGATCAAAATTAATATGCCCCAATCTTAGCGGCAAGTTGTTTACAAGGGATGCTAAAAACAAAGAAGATATCTAGGTTCCAATTCTATCACTGACCACTACTATATTATTCGATTGCAACAAATACAATATCCATACTGATGCTCAAATGCTTCGGGTTTTATGTTGTCAGCGAACATCCTCATCACAATCCCCCACGTTCATTTTAGACTGCATATTTGATTACACAGAAAAGTAATTGATCTAGTTATACACAAATCGTTACTCTTAATTATAACACAGTACTAATTCTCACTTCTGCCTATTCATTCCTATTTTTTTCCCAGATGCTTGTTGATTCCTGATTGAAATAGTTTCATAAGTATTAGGCTTAAAGACAACTTTTTCACGGGATGGCTATTTGCTTTGCTTGATTCTGATAGTTACGTTCTTAATTCCATGATTCATTTTTGTGGTGCATGAGGAAATTTGaatcaagtttatgaattgtttaAGAAGATTGCTTCAACTCAATATAGATAAACACTGATGAGTTTATCTTAAAATTGGGGAAGAGATAACTCATACACGTCAATATATTTCCACTGAACGCTGAAAAATAGGGATGAGATAACTGTCGATCTAACCCCAGTTTGCTGATGTCAATCTAGCAAAAATAACGGTGTTGATGCTGCTAGTTCAGCGTAGCGGGAGCAAAAATTTTTCCCGTGTAATTTTAGTCAAATCTAATAAATTTcatggttcaaaaaaaaaaacaattttactCCGTCTTGTCTCGGATTGGCTCAAAAACTACATTTTAACCTAACGTATCACAGTCACCTAAAAACCTGTTTACTGTTCTTTAATTACTCAAAATTTATCCTCGTATGGCGGTAACTAAATATCGTctaagaaaaaattacaaattacCGAGTGGATAATTTCATCAGGCAGTAGTACAGTCATTTTGCCTGATCCTCCACAGTCCACACATATTTTTTAACGTTGTTGAAATTTTTGAATAGAAATAGGATTTAGTTAGTTGAAACACTAAATAGGATTTAGTTAGTTGAAACACTTAATCCTTTTCAACATGAAGTGTCTTGTCCCAAGGGTTGTGACTCTTCGTGAAAGGGTTTCTCCAAGAGTCACCTCTAACCTATATAAACCCCACTCATTTTCCATTGCAAGTATGATTTTTAGAGTCATAAAACTAGTACTAGAAATTTAAGAATTTGCATGTGTCTTcaagagttaaagaagagtttgtgctaCATCAATTCACGTTTGCTGTTCGGTGTTATCGAAGTGTTGCGAAAAACATCGaggtattgttgaatgttggagaCATATGCCGCTAAATCGGTAATAACATTATATACAGGGCATCAAATGTCTTAAGCAAAGAGATTACTCGTCTCAATACACCCAAATAAATTTGTTTAAGTTTGTGATTGATTtctatccttattttcttgtttcgTTGTTGGTATTACGAAACGTAATACATAGATGAAAACCGTGTTACAAAGAGTTGTAACGGATCGGTGGATAATACAGAGTTGTATTATTGGAGAAACGGTAACGAAGATGCTTACCCAACATACGTCCGTgaagataaagataaaaaatcATTCTCGCATCTCTCCCCAAAAACATAACAAATCACACAAATCTCTCTTTCCACTCCCCCAAACCCCCATTTTCCATtctttctcaaaaccctaacaaatttcttgaatcaaattgatgtTTCTCTGTACAAAGACTTCAAGAATTTCATCGATTACTTCTGAAAACTCTTTTTCTCTGTACTTCTACAGACCAAGATCCTTCCATCACCATTTCTTAAACCCTAACAAGTTGCTGTTTCTCGGTATGAAGATTAATAAAGATTCCGTCATGGATCCTTTCAAAAAACTACCACTCGAGACTGCATTTGAGATTTTAACTCGTTTACCAGGTGACACGGTGCTTGATTGCAAATCTGTCTGCAGAGATTGGAGAAAGATTGTTCGTATTGTTTCTAGGTATCCATTATTCATTCAGAAGCACTTGTATCATCTCAATCAACCATCTGCTACTGAGGGTTCTTGTAAGTTGGGATTTCTTGCTTTAACTGAGAGAGCATATTACTATTTTGAATATAATGATGATCAGAATCATGATTCAACCGAACCAATTAAGAAAATTAGAGAGATTAATTCAGCATGCATCGGTGATGGTTCTTACTCCTGTAATGGCTTAATCTGTCTTGCTCGAGATGACATTGAAACACCTGTTTGTATCTTTAACCCTTTTACCAGAGAATATGTTATGCTTCCAGAACTCAGGAACCATATAGAGTCAATAGATAAGCGTACAAGTGAGTGGGATGATTGGTCCTTCGGATTTGGTTACGTTTCTACAACAAATGAGTACAAAGTTGTAGGGATATATGGGTCTGATTCCGGCTATCTAGAAGTATACATATACACTCTATGCACTAACGGATGGAGAGATCTTGGAAGAAACTTCAGTCATGAatttagacccaaatatggataTGGAAATGTACATGGTAGCTTTGCTAATGGAGCTCTTTATGGATTGGCAATGAGGTGCAAAAGATTGTGATCTTCGATTTGATTGAGGAAAAGTTCTGCGAACATCTTGCACCACCTCCTTTGCCACCGAGCAGGAATTTGATTAATCAGACAATAGGGGTTTTGGATGGTGTATTGTATATTGCAATTTATGTGGAAGAAGGATGTTTTGACGTTTGGCTATTAAAGGAGAAGAATGATAATCACGACAAGAAAGGAGACAAACATCAGTCATTTGAATGGAGTAAAGAGTTAAGGGTAGCCGATAACAAATTATTGGCCGTTACGAAGAGCGGTGGTGTTTTAACTTACTCGAATACCGCAGAAAGGGTTTGGGATTTCAAGCAAGAAGTGGTTCGTCGAGTATTCCCCCACAAGAACACCTTCGTATCGCTGAAAGACTTTGGGGAAAACACACGAAAAAATTGAAGTCAGTTAAAGGAGGCAGAAAGCCGTGACACGCCTTTCAAGTAGCTACAGGAGGAGGCCGACCCTGAATACATACTTTTAAAACTGGTAATCTTCCTTGAGTTTTGGCAGTTATATTCATATCATTCTGTAGACTTATGAGTTCCATTGACAAGCAACCTCTGTGTGAACCTCAATCTCAATGTTATTGACGTTATGTTAGTTACTAATGTATAGATTTTCTTTTATTACGTCTTTATATCCTTGATCCAAATTACATTGCTTTATGAATAGTACTTTGTGTTATTGATTCTACCTTATTTCGATGGGTATGTGGATCGTGTAGTGGCTTATTTCATTTATACATAGGGGTCGAATAAGCAAATGCAGTTAGGAAAGTGCACTGAAGTTTGTCCCCATCTGTCAATAAATTTCACTAGAACAGTTAGGCAACTAGGGACACTTCTCTGTGATAAGTGATAGCTAACATGATTTACGTTTCCATTGTATCAGTAACAACAACTAGCCTAATTATTTATCGTCAACAAGTTATTTTTCCATCTTTATGTGAAGGATCAATGAGCAAATTTCCTTTCAGTCTATAACCATGATTCAGAACAATGATTCTGTTGGCAACGGTAACTTTCGCATTATACTTTAAAACTGGTAATCTCATCGAGTTTAGGCAGATATATTCATATCATTCTGCAGACTTGTGAGCTCCATTAACAAGCAACCTCTGTGTGAACCTCAATGTTTTTGACACTATGTTAGTGAGTAATATGTATAGATTTCTTTTTATTCTGTTTTTATATCATAGATCCAACTATAAGGGAGTGATTTACACTGTAGTGCCCTCTTCAGTTTATGCATGAGGGTCGAATAAGCATATGCAAGCAAAATTATAAATTTGAATAGGAAACTGCCCTGAATTTTGTCTTCATCCGTTTTTAAATTTCATAGGAAACGGTTAATCAGTCAGGCATAGTTCTGTGTGATAACTAACATGGTTTACATTTCCATTCTGTCATTAACTACAAGAACCTAATTGTTTACCTTCTACAAGCTACTTTTCCACCTCCGGGTGAAGGATCAATGAGCCAGTTACCTTGCAAAGCTACAACCAGGATTCAGATAAATGATTCCGATGgcagctaggattttggcattttCATTTAGATAGATGAGTTTGCACTTTGCACTCCAATTATGGTTATTCACAAACTTATTGCTTACTTCCACATCTGTATCAACCTTCCGTTTTGGTTAACTCTGGTTATTATCCTGCATATAAATCTCTGACACATCTGGTAAAAGGTCCTTAACTCACAGTGTCATCAGCTGGCCATGCTTTGCGTGTTTCTATGGAAGGCCAGCTTCCAGGT
Proteins encoded:
- the LOC113337887 gene encoding uncharacterized protein LOC113337887, which gives rise to MADKTHYKKIIKECRDSMKEVNERLAQLEEKTSSCVCHGGSHLHNVIPKSGNPSNVIASTSMTVPHHENDSPISRPMGEEVLGKGKACRLVSWYNENEVVADAIIAETDPNMKCHDFPIGFAAYKVTVITSHVDDAILYKQSGELKRVIDTVGSYTTWAKDLILPAI
- the LOC113337800 gene encoding F-box protein At3g07870-like encodes the protein MDPFKKLPLETAFEILTRLPGDTVLDCKSVCRDWRKIVRIVSRYPLFIQKHLYHLNQPSATEGSCKLGFLALTERAYYYFEYNDDQNHDSTEPIKKIREINSACIGDGSYSCNGLICLARDDIETPVCIFNPFTREYVMLPELRNHIESIDKRTSEWDDWSFGFGYVSTTNEYKVVGIYGSDSGYLEVYIYTLCTNGWRDLGRNFSHEFRPKYGYGNVHGSFANGALYGLAMRCKRL